The sequence GTAGTATCCATTCTCCATGCAGAAGAATTATCAATAACTGTAGTTCCAACTTCAGCAAATTTTGGAGCCCAAATTAAAGAAGTTTCTCCGCCAGCAGAAAACAAAGCAATTTCTGGTTTCATATCTACAGCGGTTTGCAAACCAACTACCTTATATGTTTTCCCATTCCATTCCACTTCTTTTCCAACCGATTTTTCCGAAGCAACAAGAATTAATTCTGTTACTGGGAAATTTCTCTCTTTTAATACTTTAAGCATTATTTCGCCTACCATTCCGGTAGCTCCAACTACGGCAACTTTCATTTTATAAAAATTTAATACTACAAAAGTATAGAATAATATTTTGTTCCTCGATTGGAAATTATAAATTTCACAAAATTTAAACAAAACATACTTTTTTATAAAAAAAGACCCCGAATAAATCGGGGTTTAATTAGAATATGTAATATAGCGGTTGACTATTTTTTTAATAAATCTCTAATTTCTGCTAATAAATCTTCTTGAGAAGGACCAGTTGGAGCTGGTGTAGCTGCTATTTCTTTCTTCTTCATAGCATTCACTCCCTTAACAATCATAAACATTACAAAAGCAACAATAACAAAATCAATTACATTTGTTAAAAATTCACCCCATAATACAGCTACTTCTCCTTCAATAACTCCTTCTGCATTCGCAACTCCTTCATGAACCACATATTTTAACTCTTTAAAGTCGGAATTAAAAATTAAACCAATTAACGGAGAAACAATACCTCCTGTAAAAGAGGATACTACTTTATTAAAAGCAGCTCCCATTACAAAACCTACAGCAATATCTACTAGGTTTCCTTTCATTGCAAAATCCTTAAATTCCTTTAACATAATTAGTTGTTTTTAGTTTGTTATTTTTTAATTATTAAGCACTAAGTTAATTCAAAAAAAATAAAATGAAGAAAAATTTATTTAAAACAAAACAAAACTATCGATAAAACACACGTTTTACCCGTTGAGACACACTTGTTAGAATTTCATACGGAATCGTTTCCAGCTGCTTTGCCATATCAATTACTGATGGATTCTTACCAAAAACAATAACTTCGTCACTAGGATTACAATCAATATTGGTAATATCGACCATCATCATATCCATACAAACATTACCTAGTATATTGGCTTTTTGGTTATGAATCATAACATATCCTTTTTCATTCCCCCATGCTCTACGAATACCGTCTGCATAGCCAATTGGTATAGTCGCTACTTTTATAGGCTTTTCTACCCTATGTTTTCTACCATAACCAATACTCTCTCCTTCATTAACGATTCGAATTTGCGAAATAACACTTTTTAATGTGCTCACATTTTGAAGGTTTTTATTTTCAATTTCAGAATTCCCTACACCATACAAACCAATACCCAAACGCACCATTTCGAATTGCATTTCGCTATAATTAAAAATACCCGAAGTATTTAAAATATGCCGAATGGGCTGAATATCTAATGCTGTAATAATCTTTTCAGAATAGGTTCTAAAACGTTCAAACTGAAGTTCGGTAAAAGTTGCAAAAGCAACATCATCAGAAGCTGAAAGGTGAGAGAAAACACTCTTAATTTGAACAAAATTATTATTTTTCAATAGCGAAATTAACTCGTCTAACGCTTCCGATTCAAAACCTAAACGATGCATTCCTGTATCTAACTTTAAGTGAATAGGATAGGATGCAATATTTTTTTTCTGTGCTAATTTTAAAAAAGCTTGCAAACCCGTAATCGAATAAATTTCAGGCTCTAAATCGTAGGCTATCATTGCGTTAAAACTACCATTTTCAGGATTTAAAACCATGATTGGTAATTTTATTCCTGCTTTTCTAAGTTCAATTCCTTCATCGGCAAAAGCAACTCCTAAATAGTCCACCTTATTGTGTTCTAAGAGTTTTGCTATTTCATAGCCTCCATTTCCATAACCAAAAGCCTTAACCATAACCATTATTTTAGTTCCTGGCTTAATCTTCGATTTATAAAAATTTAAATTATTAGATATTGCATCTAAATTAATTTCCAAAACGGTCTCGTGTTTTTTCTCTTCCAATAAAACTACAATTTCATCAAAATTAAAACTTCGAGCACCTTTAATTAATATGGTTTCATTTTGAAATGATTCGGTATTAAATCGGTTCAAAAATTCTGCTGTTGAAGCAAAGGAAATTAGATTTGAAACATCTTTTAAATATTTAGATATGGTTTCACCAATAACTATAATTCTATCTATCTTATTATTCTGAATAGCCAAGGCTACTTTTTGATATAATTTTTCTATTGGCAATCCTCCTTGAAAAATATCAGACAATATAATGGTTTTCTTTTGGTAAAATTTTTGTTGTTCTAAAAAATCCAAAGCCATTTTCAGCGATTGGTAATCGGACGAATAAGTATCATCGATTAACATACAATCATTTATCCCTTTTTTAGCCTGCAAACGTATTTCTACTTCATACAAGTTTTGAATTCTATCGGCAATCGTATTCTCATCGATAGCTAAATACAATAAGGTACAAATACAACTCATTGCGTTTTCAACCGCGATAGTATCTTGAAAAGGAATCGTTATCGAAAAAGAATTTGAATTATAATGAATGAGCAATGATGTACTGTTGTTTTTTTGCGCAAGCACTTCTACAAAAACGGCTCCACTATTATCGTCAAAACTCCATGTAAAAGTTGGCTGATGAATGTATTTTTCAATCACTTCATTTTTCTGAAGCACAACAACTTCACAATTTTTAAAGAGTTGCATCTTTTCGACTATTTTTTCTTCTAGTGTATCAAAACCATCATCGTGTGCCGTTCCAATATGTGTAAAAACACCAATTGTTGGCTGAATTATTGCTTCCAATTTAGACATTTCTCCTTTACTTGAAATTCCAGCTTCAAAAATACCCAAATCATGATTTTCATTGATTCCGAAAACAGACAAAGGCACGCCAACTTGCGAATTATAACTCCTTGGACTTCTAACCACCGAATAGTCGGGACTTAAAAGAAAATTCAACCATTCTTTAACGATTGTCTTCCCATTGCTGCCTGTAATTCCAATAGTCGGAAAACAAAACAATGCTCTATAATACTTTGCCGTTTTTTGGAGCGCAAGTGTTGTGTTTTCTACCACCAAAAAATTAGCCTTCCCTTTTGCAGCATCAGGAATATGGTCTACTACAAAGAAAGAAACCCCATTTTCAATTAATTGAGCTATATAATTATGCGCGTCGTGATTTTGCCCTCTAAGTGCAAAAAACAAAGTACTCGAATTGTTTTGCATAGAACGGCTATCAATAGAAATGTTTTCGACAATAAAATCGTCAAAAACGCCAAAAGATTGAGCACCAATCTCTTTTACAATAGTATTAATTAAAAAATTCATTTATTATTTTGCTTCTTTGCTTTCCTTGATTGCTTTATAATAGGCTGCACGACTTAAAGGCTCATATTCATCAGTTTCGCCAAGCATAACTAATTTATCATTTTCCGATTTTCGAAAACTATAATTTGCCAAATTTCCAGTGCGAGTACAAACAGCATGTACTTTGGTTACATATTCTGCGGTTGCCATTAAATTAGGCATTGGTCCAAAAGGATTTCCTTTAAAATCCATGTCGAGTCCGGCAACAATTACACGAATTCCACTGTTTGCTAAATCATTACAAACAGAAACAATTTCATCGTCGAAAAACTGAGCTTCATCAATACCAATAACATCACAACCTTGTGCTAAAATTCGAATATTTCCAGCAACAGGAACCGGAGTCGATCTAATTTCATTGGCGTCATGAGAAATAACCATTTCATCATGATATCGAGTATCTACCGAAGGTTTAAAAATTTCCACTTTTTGTTTTGCAAATTGTGCTCTTTTCAAACGTCGAATTAGCTCTTCCGTTTTTCCAGAAAACATTGAACCACAGATTACTTCTATCCAGCCAAATTGTTCAGATTGATTTACGGTATTTTCTAGAAACATTTTGTATCTTTCGGTCGATTAATATTATTTTCTACTACTTTTGTAGATTGAACAAACTTACATAATTTTACGATAAGGTCAAACTATTAAAATAAGTAAGTACTCAATTTATTAAAGATAAATAATACTAGTCAACAACATCTATATTAACCAATTTTTACATTCAATTTCTATTTAATAAAGCTATGAAAAAAAAGTTAGAAGCCGAATTAATCAGTATTGCACACCGTGTTTTAAAACTTAAAAACCGTTCGGAGACAAAACAGTTACAAGAAGAAACTCGAAAATTATATGAGCAACTAACCGTTCTGCGTTTTTATGAAGAAAATATTGAAATAGCCAAACAAGAAATCTCGATGGAAGCGCTCGAAGAAAAATTAAACGCTACACCCGTAATTGAAACACCAGCTATTGAAACTGTTTCTAAAACAGAACCTATAATAGAAAATGTAGTCCCTAAAGAAATTACTCCTGTTTTTGAAGAGAAAATTGAAGAAACAGCAATTGAAGAAACAACAACGCTTCAAGAAAAAATAAAAATAGTACAACCAAATATCTTTGAAGGTGTTCATGCCGATGATTACAAAGAAATAGATTTTGTAAAAGTAGAAGATGTTCCGAAAGAAGTAAAAAAAGCATCAGAAATGACCTTCGAAAAAATTGAAGAACCATTGTTTGATGCTATTAAAGAAACACCTAAAGAGATTATAAAAGAAGCAATACAACCCATTGTTGAAGAAAAAGAAAAACCTTTAAAAAAGGAGACAATTTCTGAAGAAGAGCCACGAACAATGTCTTTAAACGACAAGTTAACAAGAGGTATTAGTATTGGTTTAAATGATCGAATAGCATTCGAAAAAAAATTATTTGGAGGAAGTTCAGACGATTTCAACCGAGTGGTTTCGCAACTGAACACTTTCGATACTTTTGAAGAAGTAACAGGCTTCATTAACGACTTCATTAAGCCAGACTATAATAACTGGCAAGGAAGCGAAGAGTATGAGAACCGCTTTTTAGAAATCATAGAAAAAAAGTTCAACTAAGAAGATGACCAAATATTTTAAAATAGCCTATTGGGTATTCACAGTATTATTCTGTGCTATAATGCTCTATTCTGCAAACATGTATTTTAATCATTACGAAATGGTAAAAGGTTTTTTCGAATCTTTAGGATACCCTAGCTATTTAATTTACCCCTTAGCTATTTTAAAAATCATAGGAGTCATTACTATACTATCCAACTTCAACAAAACACTAAGAGAATGGGCTTATGCTGCTTTTTTCTTTGAAGTTGTACTTGCATTTTTTGCTCACTATATGGTAAAAGATGGAGCGCAAGGCACAGCAGTAGTCGCTATAATTTTATTATTGATTTCTTATTTATTAGGAAAAAAAACAGGGAAATAAAGGAAAAATGGGGAAATTATTTTTAGTACCAACACCAATAGGCAATCTAGACGATATGACTTTTAGAGCCATAAAAACACTCCAAGAAGTCGATTTAATTCTAGCCGAAGACACCCGCAATAGTGGAAAACTATTAAAGCATTTCGAAATCACGACTCAAATGCACAGTCACCACATGCACAATGAACACAAAACGGTTGAAAACTTAGTAAAAAGAATGCAAGCAGGAGAAACCATAGCTTTAATTAGCGATGCGGGAACACCTGCTATTTCAGATCCAGGTTTTTTATTAACACGCGCTTGTGTAGAAAATGGT is a genomic window of Flavobacterium jumunjinense containing:
- the mscL gene encoding large conductance mechanosensitive channel protein MscL, with amino-acid sequence MLKEFKDFAMKGNLVDIAVGFVMGAAFNKVVSSFTGGIVSPLIGLIFNSDFKELKYVVHEGVANAEGVIEGEVAVLWGEFLTNVIDFVIVAFVMFMIVKGVNAMKKKEIAATPAPTGPSQEDLLAEIRDLLKK
- a CDS encoding bifunctional UDP-N-acetylmuramoyl-tripeptide:D-alanyl-D-alanine ligase/alanine racemase, which encodes MNFLINTIVKEIGAQSFGVFDDFIVENISIDSRSMQNNSSTLFFALRGQNHDAHNYIAQLIENGVSFFVVDHIPDAAKGKANFLVVENTTLALQKTAKYYRALFCFPTIGITGSNGKTIVKEWLNFLLSPDYSVVRSPRSYNSQVGVPLSVFGINENHDLGIFEAGISSKGEMSKLEAIIQPTIGVFTHIGTAHDDGFDTLEEKIVEKMQLFKNCEVVVLQKNEVIEKYIHQPTFTWSFDDNSGAVFVEVLAQKNNSTSLLIHYNSNSFSITIPFQDTIAVENAMSCICTLLYLAIDENTIADRIQNLYEVEIRLQAKKGINDCMLIDDTYSSDYQSLKMALDFLEQQKFYQKKTIILSDIFQGGLPIEKLYQKVALAIQNNKIDRIIVIGETISKYLKDVSNLISFASTAEFLNRFNTESFQNETILIKGARSFNFDEIVVLLEEKKHETVLEINLDAISNNLNFYKSKIKPGTKIMVMVKAFGYGNGGYEIAKLLEHNKVDYLGVAFADEGIELRKAGIKLPIMVLNPENGSFNAMIAYDLEPEIYSITGLQAFLKLAQKKNIASYPIHLKLDTGMHRLGFESEALDELISLLKNNNFVQIKSVFSHLSASDDVAFATFTELQFERFRTYSEKIITALDIQPIRHILNTSGIFNYSEMQFEMVRLGIGLYGVGNSEIENKNLQNVSTLKSVISQIRIVNEGESIGYGRKHRVEKPIKVATIPIGYADGIRRAWGNEKGYVMIHNQKANILGNVCMDMMMVDITNIDCNPSDEVIVFGKNPSVIDMAKQLETIPYEILTSVSQRVKRVFYR
- a CDS encoding thymidine kinase, which produces MFLENTVNQSEQFGWIEVICGSMFSGKTEELIRRLKRAQFAKQKVEIFKPSVDTRYHDEMVISHDANEIRSTPVPVAGNIRILAQGCDVIGIDEAQFFDDEIVSVCNDLANSGIRVIVAGLDMDFKGNPFGPMPNLMATAEYVTKVHAVCTRTGNLANYSFRKSENDKLVMLGETDEYEPLSRAAYYKAIKESKEAK
- a CDS encoding DoxX family protein, with product MTKYFKIAYWVFTVLFCAIMLYSANMYFNHYEMVKGFFESLGYPSYLIYPLAILKIIGVITILSNFNKTLREWAYAAFFFEVVLAFFAHYMVKDGAQGTAVVAIILLLISYLLGKKTGK